In one Pseudarthrobacter oxydans genomic region, the following are encoded:
- a CDS encoding GAF domain-containing protein, producing the protein MTNLIQPAAEPHQRAALAGHEFLDGAAAGTPEIPGLRKLIKESWQRSASFKANPDSPAAPLAMDRDVLEDYRSQHPLAAIMPVINKLLVQPSHDSGLLVAVGDEVGRLLWVDGDPVLQRRAEGMMFVPGADWSEATVGTSAPGTALALGRGIQIAGAEHYQRTVHPWSCTAVPFHDPDSGAVLGVVDITGTATAVAPHTLSLVEATVAAAQAQLRVERLQLAASLASRPARRRSQGSASRSPVPGAKEGSLYRNSLQLLGRDQALLSIEGKTVVLSARHSEILALLSSHPDGLSAEELSVLLYPGDGSTMTLRAEMVRLRKVLQQLNPAAVPGSRPYRLPLDLVPDSGQVLNCLQRGAHRIALEIYRGAVLPKSEAPGITDLRDRVSSLMREAVLTDGSAETLLKYAELPEARDDVGVRRAALKLLPARSPKRAAVVADLERLEAELRA; encoded by the coding sequence ATGACGAACCTGATCCAGCCGGCCGCCGAGCCGCACCAGCGAGCCGCCCTCGCCGGGCATGAGTTCCTGGACGGTGCCGCTGCCGGCACCCCCGAGATACCAGGCCTGCGCAAGCTCATCAAAGAGTCCTGGCAGCGTTCGGCCAGTTTCAAGGCAAACCCGGACAGCCCGGCAGCCCCGCTCGCCATGGACCGGGACGTGCTGGAGGACTACCGCAGCCAGCACCCCCTGGCCGCCATCATGCCTGTCATAAACAAGCTCCTGGTCCAGCCCAGCCACGACAGCGGCCTGCTGGTGGCAGTGGGTGACGAGGTGGGCCGGCTCCTGTGGGTGGACGGGGACCCCGTGCTGCAGCGCCGCGCCGAGGGCATGATGTTCGTCCCGGGTGCCGACTGGTCCGAGGCAACGGTGGGAACAAGTGCCCCCGGAACCGCCCTTGCCCTGGGCCGGGGAATCCAGATCGCCGGGGCCGAGCACTACCAGCGCACCGTCCACCCCTGGAGCTGCACCGCTGTTCCTTTCCACGATCCGGATTCCGGCGCCGTCCTGGGCGTGGTGGACATCACCGGTACGGCCACGGCGGTGGCACCCCACACGTTGTCGCTCGTCGAGGCTACCGTGGCCGCCGCGCAGGCGCAGCTGCGGGTTGAACGGCTGCAGCTGGCGGCGTCGCTGGCCAGCAGGCCCGCACGACGGCGGAGCCAGGGCAGCGCTTCCCGGTCACCGGTGCCGGGGGCGAAGGAGGGCAGCCTGTACCGCAACAGCCTCCAGCTGCTGGGCCGCGACCAGGCCCTGCTCAGCATCGAGGGCAAAACCGTGGTGCTGTCCGCCCGGCACAGCGAAATCCTCGCCCTGCTGAGCTCGCACCCGGACGGACTGAGCGCCGAGGAACTCAGCGTCCTCCTGTACCCGGGCGACGGCTCCACCATGACCCTGCGCGCCGAAATGGTCCGGCTGCGCAAGGTCCTGCAGCAGCTCAACCCGGCCGCCGTTCCCGGCTCGCGGCCGTACCGGCTGCCCCTGGACCTGGTGCCGGACAGCGGCCAGGTCCTTAACTGCCTGCAGCGCGGCGCCCACCGGATCGCGCTGGAGATCTACCGCGGGGCCGTGCTGCCCAAGTCCGAGGCCCCCGGCATCACCGACCTCCGGGACAGGGTCTCGTCCCTGATGCGGGAAGCCGTCCTCACGGACGGCAGCGCCGAAACGCTGCTCAAGTACGCTGAGCTGCCCGAGGCGAGGGACGACGTCGGGGTCCGGCGTGCCGCCCTGAAACTGCTGCCTGCCCGCTCGCCCAAGCGTGCCGCCGTCGTCGCCGACCTCGAGCGGCTGGAAGCCGAACTGCGCGCCTGA
- a CDS encoding nucleotide disphospho-sugar-binding domain-containing protein, whose translation MSTVLGYTSPAIGHLFPMVPLLLELNARGHDVHVRALPGQVPMLRSAGLHAEPVDQRLLELVHRDYLAKSVKANLASSTETFTARARIDAPDLRSAIGDVNPDLLLVDINAWGARMVAEASGLPWGAFSPYTPPLQSKGTPPFGPGLDPMPGPLGRIRDALVRPLVTGAVEKLMLPGINRVRADISAGKLPPVRSVDAFFRTAPLTLVTTSEPFEYPHPDWAPDVRMIGALSWEPPAPPPAWLGSLKEPVILVTTSSEYQADEAIVHAALQGLTGEPFTVVATLPAAEGGVAGAHRASSVDGFGQLPPNARLEHFLPHVPVLEHAAVAITHGGMGATQKALAKGVPVVVVPFGRDQHEVAARVVAAGAGVRLSRRKLTPGTLRAAVHEALGKREGARRVAEGFRAAGGAAAGADALEQLVRIQYG comes from the coding sequence ATGTCCACCGTTCTTGGCTATACCTCGCCCGCCATAGGCCATCTTTTTCCGATGGTTCCCCTGCTCCTGGAACTGAATGCCCGGGGCCACGATGTCCATGTACGTGCCCTTCCCGGCCAGGTCCCCATGCTGCGGAGCGCGGGCCTGCATGCCGAACCTGTCGACCAACGGCTGCTGGAGTTGGTGCACCGGGACTACCTGGCGAAGTCGGTCAAGGCGAACCTCGCCTCAAGCACTGAGACCTTCACAGCGCGTGCCCGGATTGACGCCCCGGACCTTCGCAGCGCCATTGGCGACGTCAATCCCGACCTGCTGCTAGTGGACATCAACGCGTGGGGTGCCCGCATGGTGGCGGAGGCCAGCGGGCTCCCGTGGGGAGCGTTCAGTCCCTACACACCGCCGCTCCAGTCCAAGGGGACGCCGCCTTTCGGGCCCGGGCTGGACCCGATGCCGGGGCCGCTGGGAAGGATCCGGGACGCACTGGTACGCCCCCTCGTGACCGGAGCCGTGGAGAAGTTGATGCTGCCCGGCATCAACAGGGTGCGCGCTGACATCTCCGCCGGGAAACTTCCCCCGGTCCGGAGCGTGGACGCTTTCTTCCGCACCGCCCCGCTCACGCTGGTGACCACCTCCGAACCATTTGAGTACCCGCACCCTGACTGGGCGCCGGACGTCAGGATGATCGGGGCGCTGTCATGGGAACCGCCGGCACCGCCGCCCGCCTGGCTTGGTTCCCTCAAGGAACCGGTAATTCTGGTAACGACTTCGTCCGAATACCAGGCCGACGAAGCCATCGTTCACGCGGCACTGCAGGGCCTCACGGGGGAGCCGTTCACCGTCGTCGCCACGCTGCCGGCTGCGGAGGGCGGCGTCGCAGGAGCGCACCGGGCTTCCAGTGTTGATGGCTTTGGACAGCTTCCCCCGAATGCCCGGCTGGAACATTTCCTGCCGCACGTGCCGGTTTTGGAGCACGCGGCAGTTGCCATCACCCATGGCGGAATGGGTGCCACCCAGAAGGCGCTGGCCAAGGGGGTTCCGGTGGTTGTGGTCCCGTTCGGCCGGGACCAGCATGAGGTGGCGGCGCGGGTTGTGGCGGCAGGCGCGGGTGTGCGCCTCAGCCGCAGGAAGCTCACTCCCGGGACGCTTCGAGCGGCGGTTCACGAGGCCCTTGGCAAGAGGGAAGGGGCCCGCCGTGTGGCCGAGGGGTTCAGGGCGGCCGGCGGTGCAGCCGCCGGAGCGGACGCCCTGGAGCAATTGGTCCGCATCCAATACGGCTGA
- a CDS encoding TetR/AcrR family transcriptional regulator: MNADGMKTRPYDSPKRAASAAETGRRILQATLDLFKEGPLGDVTLNAVADRAGVTVQTVIRRFGDRMGLIHAAAEFASAEVAGQRGAVAPGDVPAAVDNLLEHYETTGALALKLLAEEDTSPLLAEITEGARRLHRQWCERVFAPFLEGGFLPDGQDRNRRLAQFVALCDVYTWKLLRLDAGLSRDQVALSLLEMLEPFTRRP, encoded by the coding sequence ATGAATGCGGACGGGATGAAGACCCGGCCCTACGACTCGCCCAAGCGCGCCGCCTCCGCCGCCGAAACGGGGCGCCGGATACTGCAGGCAACTTTGGACCTGTTCAAGGAAGGGCCGCTCGGTGACGTCACCCTGAACGCAGTGGCGGATCGGGCAGGTGTTACCGTCCAAACTGTCATCCGCCGCTTCGGTGACCGCATGGGCCTCATCCACGCCGCCGCTGAATTCGCGTCCGCAGAGGTTGCCGGCCAGCGCGGCGCCGTTGCCCCCGGCGACGTCCCGGCCGCCGTCGACAACCTCCTGGAGCACTACGAAACTACCGGTGCGCTGGCACTGAAACTGTTGGCTGAGGAGGACACCTCACCCCTCCTGGCGGAAATCACCGAAGGTGCCAGGCGCCTCCACCGGCAGTGGTGTGAGCGGGTTTTCGCCCCCTTCCTTGAGGGCGGGTTCCTCCCGGACGGGCAGGACCGGAACCGGCGCCTGGCCCAGTTCGTCGCCCTCTGCGACGTCTACACCTGGAAGCTGCTCCGCCTGGATGCGGGCCTCAGCCGCGACCAGGTGGCACTTTCCTTACTCGAAATGCTGGAGCCCTTCACCCGGAGGCCGTGA
- a CDS encoding FAD-dependent oxidoreductase — MSNHSESASSRPLRVAIVGAGPAGVYAADILTKSSGVKDGDFAVSIDLFEAYPAPYGLIRYGVAPDHPRIKGIVNALHKVLDRGDIRFLGNVTYGRDLTLHDFRAFYDAVIFSTGAVKDADLDIPGIELQGSFGGADFVSWYDGHPDVPREWPLEAKEIAVIGNGNVALDVARMLVKHPEELLSTEIPDNVYQGLKASPVTDVHVFGRRGPAQVKFTPLELRELSHMNDVDIVLYPEDFEFDEASDDAIRSNNQIKTMVNTLTNWLVEEHTESENPSSRRLHLHFLHSPVEVLDDGTGKVGGIKFERMQLDGTGNAKGTGEYIEYPVQAVYRAIGYHGSALDELEYDAKRGVIPNEGGRVLDAEGNPVPGIYATGWIKRGPVGLIGHTKGDALETIGFLLEDRLTLPPAKNPDPQAIIDLLEERGIEYTTWEGWNRLDAHEAGLGAAWTGPEGLDHVVRERIKVVPREEMIRISRG, encoded by the coding sequence GTGTCCAACCACAGCGAATCCGCCTCCTCCCGTCCCCTCCGCGTCGCCATTGTGGGCGCGGGGCCGGCCGGTGTCTACGCTGCGGACATCCTCACGAAGTCCAGCGGGGTCAAGGACGGCGACTTCGCGGTCAGCATCGACCTGTTCGAGGCCTACCCGGCGCCGTACGGCCTGATCCGGTACGGCGTGGCGCCGGACCATCCCCGGATCAAGGGCATTGTCAATGCGCTGCACAAGGTCCTGGACCGCGGCGACATCCGGTTCCTGGGAAATGTAACGTACGGCCGGGACCTCACCCTGCACGACTTCCGGGCCTTCTATGATGCCGTGATCTTTTCCACCGGCGCGGTCAAGGACGCTGACCTGGACATCCCCGGCATCGAGCTGCAGGGCTCCTTCGGCGGCGCTGACTTTGTGTCCTGGTACGACGGCCACCCGGACGTCCCCCGCGAGTGGCCCCTGGAGGCGAAGGAAATCGCGGTGATCGGCAACGGCAACGTGGCACTGGATGTGGCCCGCATGCTGGTCAAGCATCCTGAGGAGCTGCTGAGCACCGAGATTCCGGACAACGTTTACCAGGGGCTGAAGGCTTCGCCGGTCACGGACGTGCACGTCTTCGGCCGCCGGGGCCCGGCCCAGGTGAAGTTCACGCCGCTGGAACTGAGGGAACTGAGCCACATGAACGACGTGGACATTGTGCTCTACCCCGAGGACTTCGAGTTCGACGAAGCCTCCGATGACGCCATCCGCAGCAACAACCAGATCAAGACCATGGTGAACACGCTCACCAACTGGCTGGTGGAGGAGCACACCGAGTCCGAGAATCCGTCCTCCAGGCGGCTCCACCTGCACTTCCTGCACAGCCCCGTAGAGGTGCTCGACGACGGCACGGGCAAGGTGGGCGGGATCAAGTTCGAGCGCATGCAGCTCGACGGGACCGGGAATGCCAAGGGCACGGGGGAGTACATCGAGTACCCGGTCCAGGCCGTTTACCGGGCCATCGGCTACCACGGCTCCGCCCTGGACGAACTTGAGTACGACGCCAAGCGGGGCGTCATCCCCAACGAAGGCGGCCGGGTCCTGGACGCTGAAGGCAACCCCGTCCCCGGCATCTACGCCACCGGCTGGATCAAGCGCGGGCCGGTAGGCCTGATCGGCCACACCAAGGGCGACGCCCTGGAAACCATCGGTTTCCTCCTTGAGGACCGGCTGACCCTGCCCCCGGCCAAGAACCCTGACCCCCAGGCGATTATCGACCTGCTGGAAGAGCGCGGCATCGAATACACCACATGGGAGGGCTGGAACAGGCTCGACGCCCACGAAGCAGGCCTCGGTGCTGCCTGGACCGGGCCCGAAGGCCTGGACCACGTGGTCCGCGAACGCATCAAGGTGGTGCCGCGCGAGGAGATGATCCGCATCTCCCGCGGCTGA
- a CDS encoding DNA topoisomerase IB has protein sequence MRLRRSNASGRGYRRVAAGKGFSYRDLDGSTLPPGPVRDRLESIGIPPAWTDVWIAPFENGHIQATGVDAVGRRQYIYHPEWRERKDRVKFDRSLQLAESLPSARRRVTMDLRSEGFSRDRVLAGAFRMLDSGSLRVGSERYTNENGSHGLATLLCAHVTVRKDRILLKFPAKSGKDWESEFRDADLAVLLRLLKRRGPNARLLAYKEGRQWKPVTSADINAYVKERTGSDFTAKDFRTLRGSVAAAGSLARTGARRTAAKRKRAIARAMMEASEVLGNTPSIARKSYVDPRIVDHYHEGETIDPKRPDSAEAELRALLYREGDVVPLAKSG, from the coding sequence ATGAGGCTCCGGCGCAGCAACGCTTCGGGCCGAGGCTACCGCCGTGTTGCTGCCGGTAAAGGCTTCAGCTACCGGGACCTGGACGGCTCCACCTTGCCGCCCGGTCCGGTTCGGGACCGGCTGGAAAGTATCGGCATTCCGCCGGCGTGGACAGATGTATGGATTGCCCCGTTCGAGAACGGGCACATCCAGGCAACCGGTGTGGATGCGGTGGGCCGGCGCCAGTACATCTACCACCCGGAATGGCGGGAACGGAAGGACCGGGTGAAATTCGACCGTTCCCTGCAACTGGCGGAGTCGCTGCCGTCGGCCCGCCGCAGGGTCACCATGGACCTGCGCAGTGAGGGCTTTTCGCGTGACCGGGTCCTCGCCGGGGCCTTCCGGATGCTGGACAGCGGATCGCTGCGGGTGGGGTCTGAGCGGTACACGAACGAGAACGGCAGCCACGGGCTCGCCACCCTGCTCTGCGCCCACGTGACGGTGCGCAAGGACCGTATCCTGCTGAAGTTTCCCGCCAAGAGCGGCAAGGACTGGGAGTCGGAATTCCGCGACGCAGACCTCGCCGTCCTGCTGCGGCTGCTCAAGCGGCGCGGCCCCAATGCCCGGCTCCTGGCGTACAAGGAGGGACGGCAGTGGAAGCCGGTCACCAGTGCCGACATCAACGCCTACGTGAAGGAGCGGACCGGATCCGACTTCACGGCCAAGGACTTCCGGACCCTGCGGGGCTCGGTTGCGGCTGCGGGCAGCCTGGCCCGCACAGGCGCCCGGCGGACGGCGGCCAAACGCAAGAGGGCCATCGCCCGGGCCATGATGGAAGCGTCCGAGGTGCTGGGCAACACGCCGTCGATCGCCCGCAAGAGCTACGTCGATCCCCGCATAGTGGATCACTACCACGAGGGCGAAACCATCGATCCCAAACGGCCCGACTCCGCCGAAGCCGAGCTCAGGGCCCTGCTGTACCGCGAAGGTGACGTGGTTCCGCTGGCGAAGAGCGGCTGA
- the rarD gene encoding EamA family transporter RarD, whose product MGSVPTPDGSSPASAPAPAAAPRPSRAAGPKAAGPRAVDKETTAGILFGIGAYGLWGLLPLYFFVLMPAGAVEIVANRVVWSLLFCALLIMATRSWSALAQALRDRAVFGSLALAALLIAVNWLTYTYGVTTGQAVEASLGYFINPLVSVLLGVFVLKERLRPLQWTAVGIGFVAVGVLTYSYGKLPWIALTLAFSFGLYGFVKKRVGSRVDAVTSLSVESMVLAPFAAATMVYLAAAGTATLTTQGPGHFWLLLASGVITAVPLLFFGASARRLPLTTIGLLQYFAPVLQFILALVVFREAMTLDRWIGFGVVWVALLVLTVDMLRTARKASVARRRNRAALKSP is encoded by the coding sequence ATGGGTTCCGTGCCCACTCCCGATGGATCCTCCCCCGCCAGCGCCCCGGCTCCCGCCGCTGCGCCCCGTCCTTCCCGGGCAGCCGGCCCCAAAGCCGCCGGTCCCAGGGCCGTAGATAAGGAGACGACGGCGGGAATCCTCTTTGGCATCGGGGCGTACGGGCTGTGGGGGCTGCTCCCGCTGTACTTCTTCGTCCTCATGCCGGCGGGCGCCGTCGAAATCGTGGCCAACCGGGTGGTGTGGTCCCTGCTGTTCTGCGCCCTCCTCATCATGGCCACCCGTTCCTGGTCCGCGCTGGCGCAGGCCCTGCGGGACCGGGCCGTGTTTGGTTCGCTGGCCCTGGCCGCCCTCCTGATCGCCGTCAACTGGCTGACGTACACCTACGGGGTGACCACCGGGCAGGCCGTTGAGGCCTCCCTTGGCTACTTCATCAACCCGCTGGTGTCTGTCCTGCTGGGCGTGTTCGTCCTGAAGGAGAGGCTGCGTCCGCTGCAGTGGACCGCCGTCGGCATCGGTTTTGTGGCGGTGGGCGTCCTCACCTACTCCTACGGCAAGCTGCCGTGGATCGCACTGACCCTGGCCTTCAGCTTCGGCCTCTACGGTTTCGTCAAGAAGCGGGTGGGGTCCAGGGTGGACGCCGTCACCAGCCTCAGCGTGGAGAGCATGGTGCTGGCCCCGTTCGCGGCGGCCACGATGGTCTACCTGGCAGCCGCCGGAACAGCCACGCTCACCACCCAGGGACCGGGCCATTTCTGGCTCCTGCTGGCCTCCGGCGTGATCACGGCGGTACCGCTGCTGTTCTTTGGAGCCTCGGCCCGCCGGCTCCCCCTGACAACCATCGGGCTGCTGCAGTACTTCGCGCCAGTGCTGCAGTTCATCCTGGCGCTGGTGGTGTTCAGGGAAGCGATGACCCTGGACCGCTGGATCGGCTTCGGCGTGGTGTGGGTGGCGCTGCTGGTCCTGACCGTGGACATGCTGCGCACGGCCCGCAAGGCGTCCGTGGCCCGGAGACGGAACCGGGCGGCCCTCAAATCCCCCTAG
- a CDS encoding NAD(P)/FAD-dependent oxidoreductase, whose translation MEDSYQVIVIGAGFAGTAAARELGRKGVRVLLIDSNNYHQFQPLLYQVATSQIGVSAIARPIRSMFRRIRNVRVLTAEVASVDVGNRTVTTDEGDTFRAQVLVIAVGAVPNFFNTPGAEEHAFPLYSVTDATRLGTSVTRLLDRADREPGTEVDMVVVGGGPTGVETAGALAENIKFVVAKFFSPELAARCRVHLVDMVPSVLAMFSSKSQEYTRQRLAKIGVQMHMGVGVTEVRADGVTLADGTVIPGGIVVWAGGLKGGDLIAGSGLPQGKGGRIDVQADLTAPGAEGVYVIGDAANITDSTGAKLPQLGSVAQQAGKWAARNILADLNGGTRQPFRYVDKGYMAMIGRGAAVAELGRRRVQLQGPLAFLSWLLVHLALLSGFQQKVRALFSWLNGYVLHSPAQVVIGEPDKAQR comes from the coding sequence ATGGAGGACTCATATCAGGTCATCGTGATCGGGGCCGGATTCGCCGGCACCGCTGCAGCCAGGGAACTTGGCCGCAAGGGCGTCCGCGTCCTGCTTATCGATTCGAACAACTACCACCAGTTCCAGCCGCTGCTGTACCAGGTGGCCACCTCGCAGATCGGCGTGTCCGCCATTGCCCGCCCCATCCGGTCCATGTTCCGGCGGATTCGCAACGTGCGGGTCCTGACCGCGGAAGTGGCCTCGGTTGATGTTGGAAACCGCACCGTCACCACCGACGAGGGTGACACGTTCCGCGCCCAGGTTTTGGTGATCGCCGTGGGCGCCGTGCCCAACTTCTTCAATACGCCCGGGGCGGAGGAGCATGCCTTCCCGCTGTACTCCGTGACCGACGCCACCAGGCTTGGAACCAGCGTGACCCGGCTGCTGGACCGGGCCGACCGCGAGCCTGGAACCGAAGTGGACATGGTGGTGGTGGGCGGCGGTCCCACGGGGGTGGAGACTGCCGGCGCCCTGGCGGAAAACATCAAGTTCGTTGTGGCAAAGTTCTTCTCCCCGGAACTGGCGGCCCGGTGCCGCGTGCACCTGGTGGACATGGTGCCGAGCGTGCTCGCCATGTTTTCTTCCAAGTCCCAGGAATACACCCGGCAACGCCTGGCGAAGATAGGTGTCCAGATGCATATGGGGGTGGGCGTCACCGAAGTCAGGGCCGACGGCGTGACGCTGGCTGACGGGACGGTCATCCCGGGCGGGATCGTTGTCTGGGCCGGCGGGCTGAAGGGCGGTGACCTCATCGCCGGCTCGGGGCTGCCGCAGGGAAAGGGCGGCCGGATCGACGTCCAGGCAGACCTGACGGCCCCTGGTGCGGAAGGCGTGTATGTCATCGGCGACGCCGCCAACATCACCGATTCGACCGGAGCGAAACTGCCGCAGCTCGGTTCGGTGGCCCAGCAGGCCGGGAAGTGGGCCGCGCGCAACATCCTTGCCGACCTCAACGGCGGAACCCGGCAGCCTTTCCGCTACGTGGACAAGGGATACATGGCGATGATCGGGCGGGGCGCGGCGGTGGCTGAACTTGGGCGCCGGCGCGTCCAGCTCCAGGGTCCGCTGGCTTTTCTGTCCTGGCTCCTGGTGCACCTTGCCCTGCTGTCCGGATTCCAGCAGAAAGTCCGCGCCCTCTTTTCCTGGCTCAACGGCTACGTGCTGCACAGTCCCGCGCAGGTGGTCATCGGCGAACCGGACAAAGCCCAGAGGTAG
- the gabT gene encoding 4-aminobutyrate--2-oxoglutarate transaminase → MTTTASDITFRLEQKRRVQADFPGPKSVALAERRKAVVAAGVASAVPVYVADADGGIIHDVDGNSFIDLGSGIAVTSVGASDPAVVGAVKEAVEHFTHTCFMVTPYEGYVALAEQLNRLTPGDHEKRTVLFNSGAEAVENAVKVARLATGRDAVVAFDHAYHGRTNLTMALTAKAMPYKTNFGPFAPEVYRMPMSYPYREENPEITGAEAAKRAITMIEKQIGGDQVAAIIIEPIQGEGGFIVPAEGFLPALAAWAKEKGIVFIADEVQSGFCRTGEWFAVNHEGVVPDILTLAKGIAGGMPLSAITGRADLLDAVHPGGLGGTYGGNPVACAAALASIGSMEEYDLNGRARHIEALATTRLRALQAELAGAGTAVIGDVRGRGAMLAVELVQAGSKEPNPELTKAVAAACLKEGVIILTCGTYGNVIRLLPPLVITDELLTDGLDVLAAAIKANA, encoded by the coding sequence ATGACCACCACCGCATCAGACATCACCTTCCGCCTGGAGCAGAAGCGCCGGGTCCAGGCCGACTTCCCCGGGCCCAAGTCGGTGGCACTGGCCGAGCGCCGCAAGGCGGTAGTTGCCGCCGGCGTCGCCTCCGCCGTTCCCGTCTACGTTGCAGACGCCGACGGCGGGATCATCCACGACGTCGACGGCAACTCCTTCATCGACCTCGGCTCAGGCATCGCGGTGACCAGCGTGGGCGCGTCCGATCCCGCCGTCGTCGGGGCCGTCAAGGAAGCCGTGGAGCACTTCACGCACACCTGCTTCATGGTCACCCCGTACGAGGGGTACGTGGCCCTCGCGGAGCAGCTCAACCGCCTCACGCCCGGCGACCACGAGAAGCGCACGGTCCTCTTCAACTCCGGCGCTGAGGCGGTGGAGAACGCCGTCAAGGTGGCCCGCCTCGCCACCGGACGCGACGCCGTCGTGGCCTTCGACCACGCCTACCACGGCCGGACCAACCTCACCATGGCGCTCACCGCCAAGGCCATGCCGTACAAGACCAACTTCGGCCCCTTCGCGCCCGAGGTGTACCGCATGCCCATGAGCTACCCGTACCGCGAGGAAAACCCGGAGATCACCGGTGCCGAGGCCGCCAAGCGCGCCATCACCATGATCGAGAAGCAGATCGGCGGGGACCAGGTTGCCGCGATCATCATCGAACCCATCCAGGGCGAAGGCGGGTTCATTGTCCCGGCCGAGGGCTTCCTCCCGGCACTGGCCGCGTGGGCCAAGGAGAAGGGCATCGTCTTCATCGCGGACGAGGTCCAGTCCGGCTTCTGCCGCACCGGTGAATGGTTCGCCGTCAACCACGAGGGTGTTGTCCCGGACATCCTGACCCTGGCCAAGGGCATCGCCGGCGGCATGCCGCTCTCCGCCATCACCGGCCGGGCAGACCTGCTCGACGCCGTGCATCCCGGGGGCCTGGGCGGCACCTACGGCGGCAACCCGGTGGCATGCGCAGCCGCGCTGGCATCCATCGGCTCCATGGAGGAGTACGACCTGAACGGCCGGGCCCGCCACATTGAAGCCCTGGCCACTACCCGCCTCCGCGCGCTGCAGGCCGAGCTTGCCGGTGCCGGAACAGCCGTTATCGGCGATGTCCGCGGGCGCGGCGCCATGCTCGCCGTCGAACTGGTCCAGGCTGGCTCCAAGGAACCGAACCCGGAGCTGACCAAGGCCGTGGCGGCCGCGTGCCTGAAGGAAGGTGTCATCATCCTCACCTGCGGCACCTACGGAAACGTGATCCGCCTGCTGCCGCCGCTGGTCATCACCGACGAACTGCTGACCGACGGCCTGGACGTCCTGGCCGCCGCCATCAAAGCCAACGCGTAG
- a CDS encoding gamma-aminobutyraldehyde dehydrogenase, whose amino-acid sequence MVQTLQNFINGKFVTPAGTTLLDIVNPTNGEVVAHSPVSVQADVDAAMTAAKDAFRTWKHVTPGQRQLMLLKLADAVEANSDELVEAQHRNTGQVRSLIASEEVAAGADQLRFFAGAARILEGKSAGEYFEGHTSYVRREPIGVVAQVAPWNYPFLMAIWKIGPALAAGNTVVLKPSDTTPESTLVLARLAGDILPAGVLNVVLGTGETGALMVDHKVPGLVSITGSVRAGIAVASGAAKGLKRAHLELGGKAPAIVFKDADIKKSAAAIAEFAFFNAGQDCTAITRVLVEDSVHDDVVAAMVEHTKTLRTGSQNDEDNYFGPLNNINHFNAVSSVVENLPANCRIEIGGHRAGEKGYFFEPTIVTGARQSDDIVQKETFGPVITVQKFSTEEEAVELANDVDYALASSVWTTDHGTAMRLSRDLDFGAVWINTHILLTAEMPHGGFKQSGYGKDLSMYGVEDYTRIKHVMSALDA is encoded by the coding sequence GTGGTCCAAACCTTGCAGAACTTCATCAACGGGAAGTTCGTCACCCCTGCCGGCACCACCCTGCTGGACATCGTGAACCCGACCAACGGGGAGGTCGTGGCGCACTCGCCCGTCTCGGTGCAGGCCGATGTGGACGCCGCCATGACCGCAGCCAAGGACGCCTTCAGGACCTGGAAGCACGTCACCCCGGGGCAGCGCCAGCTGATGCTCCTCAAGCTCGCCGACGCCGTCGAGGCCAACAGTGACGAACTCGTGGAGGCCCAGCACCGCAACACGGGCCAGGTCCGCTCCCTGATCGCCTCCGAGGAAGTGGCGGCCGGCGCCGACCAGCTCCGTTTCTTTGCCGGCGCAGCCCGCATCCTTGAAGGCAAGTCCGCCGGCGAATACTTCGAGGGGCACACCTCCTACGTCCGCCGCGAACCCATCGGCGTCGTGGCCCAGGTTGCACCCTGGAACTATCCCTTCCTGATGGCCATCTGGAAGATCGGCCCGGCGCTCGCCGCCGGCAACACCGTGGTCCTCAAGCCCTCGGACACCACCCCCGAATCCACGCTGGTCCTGGCCCGCCTCGCAGGGGACATCCTGCCCGCCGGCGTCCTGAACGTGGTGCTGGGCACGGGCGAGACCGGTGCCCTGATGGTGGACCACAAGGTTCCCGGCCTGGTGTCCATCACCGGCTCCGTCCGTGCCGGTATCGCTGTGGCGTCCGGTGCCGCCAAGGGCCTCAAGCGTGCCCACCTGGAGCTTGGCGGCAAGGCGCCGGCCATCGTCTTCAAGGACGCCGATATCAAGAAGAGTGCCGCGGCCATCGCCGAGTTCGCATTCTTCAACGCAGGCCAGGACTGCACCGCGATCACGCGCGTGCTGGTGGAGGACTCGGTGCACGACGACGTCGTCGCCGCCATGGTGGAGCACACCAAAACCCTCCGCACCGGCTCGCAGAACGATGAGGACAACTACTTCGGCCCGCTGAACAACATCAACCACTTCAACGCCGTCAGCTCGGTGGTGGAGAACCTGCCTGCCAACTGCCGGATCGAAATTGGCGGCCACCGGGCGGGGGAGAAGGGCTACTTCTTCGAACCCACCATCGTCACCGGCGCCAGGCAAAGCGATGACATCGTCCAGAAGGAAACCTTTGGGCCCGTCATCACCGTGCAGAAGTTCAGCACCGAGGAAGAAGCTGTGGAACTGGCGAATGACGTGGACTATGCCCTCGCCTCCAGCGTGTGGACCACCGACCACGGTACGGCCATGCGCCTGAGCCGCGACCTGGACTTCGGCGCCGTCTGGATCAACACCCACATCCTCCTCACCGCCGAAATGCCCCACGGCGGCTTCAAGCAGTCCGGCTACGGCAAGGACCTCTCCATGTACGGCGTTGAGGACTACACGCGCATCAAGCACGTCATGAGTGCACTCGACGCATAA